Within the Echinicola sp. 20G genome, the region TGTTACCAATACAGTTTCTCGGAATTTTATGCCCTATCTGATTGCAGCATGTGATATTTATGCTGCCCCCTCGAGATTGGAGGGGTTTGGTATGCCACAAATTGAAGCCGGAGCGTGCGAAAAGCCTGTCATAGGTATTAAAGCTATGGGCATGTTGGATACCATTGTGCACAATGAAACGGGTTTTTTGGCAAGAGTGGCTCAACAAATCGAAATAAATGAGGCTGAGCTGGGTATCGAGGCAGGTTATGATGCGCCTCATATAGTGGTCTTTGAAAGCCCGAGAGTCGTAGATTATAGAGCAGATGTGAATGACATTGCTAAATATTTATTGAAACTAATGAATAATAAGGGTTTACGAGATAAAATAGGAGAAAGCGCGAGGAAGTATATAGTCACTAATTTTGACTACCGTGTAGTAGCCCGAAAATTTGTAAGCATTGTTCAAGATAGGCTAGGAATTAATTAGGAGGAGACGTGGATTCTGAAAACAAAAGATTAATTGAGGAAGCCAAGAAAGCAGCTTTGAGTGTTTTAATTTATAATGCTGACGGTCCTTTTGAGGGATTGCCCAGGACAGCTGGATTTGGATATCCAGAGCCCTATACCAGGGATCTTATGTTTTCAATTTTAGGGGTGGCGGTTTCCGGAAATGAAAAGTTGATAAAGAGTACCCGAAAGGTACTGGAAATGCTTGCTCAAAACCAATCTCCCAAAGGTCATATTTCTTCTTTGGTTCACGAAGTGGATAATAGAGGGGCAAGTGATACGACTCCGTTATTTTTATTGGGAGTAAGTGTTTTCAGAAGAATAGTAGGAGAACCTCTGTTTTTAGAACAGGCGGTTAAAAAATCATTGACATGGATGGAATACCAGAGTCCCAGTGATGAATACCTTGTTGCCCAACTGCCCACCAGTGATTGGCGTGATGAACAATGGGTAATTGGTTATGGCTTGTTTGTAAATACCCTGGTATTTAGTTTTCTGATGCTTTTGGGTTGTAGAAAAAGGGCTTCGAAACTTTTTAAGGAGATAAGGTTTCTTAATCTGGACAAAAATAAAGAATTGAGAGGTGATCATGAAGGATTAATATGGGAGAATCCTCCTTACTATTCATTGTGGAGATATAAAGTTTTTCGTAGTGACCGATTTGATCTATTGGGTAACAGCCTGGCCATTTTATCAGGAATAGCCTCCTTAAAAAGGGCTGAAGCCATCATTGAATGGATTGAAAAATGGTGCCAAAAGCAAAAGAATGAAGGAAAACAAACATCAGACCTGCCTCCTAATTTCTTTCCTTTTATTGAACCGGGAGATCCGGACTGGCACTCTAGATACAGAAAATTTAACATGCCTGGCGAGTACCATAATGGAGGGATTTGGCCTTTTATATGTAGTATCTATATATGTTCACTTGTAGCAGCACATAAATATGACCTAGCCGAAATGAAACTGGTAAGCCTTACTTATCTTGTAAAAAAGTCAAAGGACCGTAAATTATCTTTTGGATTTAATGAATGGTTAAGGCCAAAGGATGGTCTCCCCTGTGGGCAAGATTGGCAAAGTTGGAGTGCAGCCCTTTACCTGTATGCTGCTAAGTGTGTTCAAGAACGTAAAACTCCATTTTTCGATGGAATCAGAGAAGAGGTTGCTAAAAGATTTCAATATGAAGGGTAGATATGGGGCTTGAAAGCGGATTATATTAGTGGGATTTTAGGACTAAGAGATTGGTTGATCTATTTTATGAGTTTTCGTTTTACTCCTAGTAGCCAAATTCACATAGGTTCTAGCTTATTTTCAAACCTTCCTGCCTTTTATTTAGGGGCATGTATATTCTTGAGGGTCCTTATGAATGCTTTGCATTTTTTTCCAAAGCTTTGGGGAAAGGCCATTGATAAAAAAGTAGTCAAACTTCGCCTAGGGTAGGTAGTAAATCCAGACAATTGGAGTCATCCGCTTAAGGCGGACAAGATATTCAAATTGGGTTGATTCAGGGGCCTTTTACTCAATTTGATTTTGTAATAATTCCTAATTCCTACAAATGAGTGATCTCGTTGTTCCAATAACCGAGCTAATCCATTTCCTTAATGCCCTCCGCAAAAGCTCCAAAATCGAATGTTCAAAGGTACTGTTTCACGGTTTTCATTTATTATTTTGGATTTCCCTAGCTAGGTACACTCTTACGGATACCCATACCTATTTAATTATGAAATTGATAAATATTCGGATCGGGAAATCTTCTTAAGCTTTGTTGCGTATGGCTAATTTTTTTGCCAATTAACATACTGTTTGATACACTAGTCACTTTTAGTGATCAAACTTGTTTTAAGATAACTATTGCCCATTGAAGTCTTTTAAACCTGTGATATATATAAATGTACACTTGTTTAATGTAAGCTATTTAAAACCAGTGAAATATAACTTTGGAGTTCAAGAAGTATTAAAGGGGACTCTATGTTTAGTGCTTTCTGAAAAATGCTTCAGGTCTTGTTCAGTTACTTGTAAGAAGGTTGTCTATATGTGAGTTAAAACATCAAAATCCCTCTCAAAATACAAAGAAGAATGATATTACTCAAATGATTTTATTATTACTAGTTGGAAAACCATGAAAATCGGATATATAAGTACTTACCCTCCAAGAGAATGTGGAATCGGCACCTTCACCCAAAATCTTCAACAAAATATAAGAAAAGCGTTTGAAGATGATGACATAAAATATGAAGGCAATGTCATAGCACTCGGTGATAATGATGGCCAATATATCTACCCAAAAGAGGTGAGAATGAGTTTGCAGCAGGACCAGCAATCAGATTATCTTGAAGCAGCTGATTTTATAAATTTAAGTGGTTTGGATCTTTGTATTCTTGAGCACGAGTTTGGAATATTTGGAGGAGAAAGCGGGGTGTATATTCTTCCTCTACTGCATAAGCTCGAAATGCCATTTATTGTTACGCTTCATACAGTTCTTGACACCCCTTCATATAATCAAAAGATTATCTTTAAAGAGGTATGCAGGATGGCCAAAGCGATCGTGGTGATGAGTAATAAGGCCGTTAACTTGCTCGAAGAAATATACCTTGTGCCAGAAGAAAAGATAAATTTAATAGAACATGGGGTCCCTGATATCCACTATGACGCTTCTGAAGTGAGAAAAACTTTTCGCTTTGATGGTAAAAAGGTATTGTTAACCTTTGGCTTTATCAGCCGCAATAAAGGCATCGAAACGGTAATCAAATCGCTTCCTGA harbors:
- a CDS encoding glycoside hydrolase 100 family protein gives rise to the protein MDSENKRLIEEAKKAALSVLIYNADGPFEGLPRTAGFGYPEPYTRDLMFSILGVAVSGNEKLIKSTRKVLEMLAQNQSPKGHISSLVHEVDNRGASDTTPLFLLGVSVFRRIVGEPLFLEQAVKKSLTWMEYQSPSDEYLVAQLPTSDWRDEQWVIGYGLFVNTLVFSFLMLLGCRKRASKLFKEIRFLNLDKNKELRGDHEGLIWENPPYYSLWRYKVFRSDRFDLLGNSLAILSGIASLKRAEAIIEWIEKWCQKQKNEGKQTSDLPPNFFPFIEPGDPDWHSRYRKFNMPGEYHNGGIWPFICSIYICSLVAAHKYDLAEMKLVSLTYLVKKSKDRKLSFGFNEWLRPKDGLPCGQDWQSWSAALYLYAAKCVQERKTPFFDGIREEVAKRFQYEG